A section of the Lentimicrobium sp. L6 genome encodes:
- a CDS encoding CNNM domain-containing protein — translation MLLLLFYLFLALFVSFLCSIMEAVLLSTPQSFLIVKQENGNAWAKGFVDLKSNIDKPLSAILSLNTVAHTIGAAGVGAQAVAVFGAASFGLVSAILTILILVITEIIPKTIGARYWRNLAKISYQIIKFMIIITYPLVVMSAVITKLISKNKQEETTSREEIAALANIGADEGVFSNKEHKIIQNVLRLKNVKVTEIMTPRVVVAVADEELYLSDFFKNKDYLKFSRIPIYTENDENITGYVFRQEVFEKLAEDQHELRLKDVKREIVVVPNSIVLFTLWEELLDKKEHIALIVDEYGGLDGIVTMEDIIETLLGLEIMDEKDTIVDMRKYARERWKERQSKYNNINKLEKQD, via the coding sequence ATGTTATTACTTTTATTTTATTTGTTTCTGGCTCTGTTTGTTTCATTCCTATGTTCCATAATGGAAGCAGTGCTTCTCTCTACTCCTCAATCCTTTTTGATAGTTAAGCAGGAAAACGGAAATGCTTGGGCAAAAGGATTTGTAGATCTGAAAAGCAATATTGATAAGCCTTTGTCTGCAATATTATCATTAAATACAGTAGCGCATACCATTGGTGCAGCTGGTGTTGGAGCGCAAGCAGTTGCTGTTTTTGGGGCGGCTTCTTTTGGCCTGGTATCGGCCATATTAACCATTTTGATTTTGGTAATTACAGAGATAATCCCAAAAACAATTGGAGCTAGATACTGGAGGAACCTGGCGAAGATTTCATATCAAATCATTAAATTCATGATTATTATTACCTATCCATTGGTTGTGATGTCAGCAGTGATTACTAAACTTATTTCAAAAAATAAGCAAGAGGAAACTACCAGTAGAGAGGAAATCGCTGCCTTAGCAAATATAGGAGCAGATGAAGGCGTTTTTTCAAATAAAGAGCATAAAATTATTCAAAATGTACTGCGTCTCAAGAATGTGAAAGTAACAGAAATAATGACTCCAAGAGTTGTTGTTGCAGTTGCAGATGAGGAATTATATCTCAGCGATTTTTTCAAGAATAAAGATTACCTAAAGTTTTCCCGTATTCCAATCTATACCGAAAATGATGAAAACATTACAGGCTATGTTTTTAGACAGGAAGTATTTGAAAAACTGGCAGAAGACCAACATGAATTAAGACTCAAAGATGTAAAACGAGAGATTGTTGTTGTGCCAAATAGCATTGTATTATTTACTTTATGGGAAGAACTATTGGATAAAAAAGAGCATATTGCTTTAATTGTAGATGAATATGGTGGTTTAGACGGAATTGTAACGATGGAGGATATTATAGAAACATTGCTTGGGCTTGAGATTATGGATGAAAAAGATACCATTGTTGATATGCGAAAATACGCGAGGGAACGATGGAAGGAAAGACAGTCGAAATATAATAATATTAATAAATTAGAAAAGCAAGACTAA